CCTGGAGCTGTTCACGGATTTCCTCGCGGGCTTCCTCGGCGGCGGCGCGGCCGACTTCCGGCTGCGCGCCGGCGCCCAGACCCTCGGTCACCTGCAGGCCCATCTGAATGACGCGCTCGGCCGGCGAGGAGGCCAGCGCCTGCGCGTCGGTGTTGGCGACGAGGAAATCGACGCCAGTGAGGCCCGACGAAATCATGTTGTTGACGGCGTTGCAGCCGCCGCCGCCGACGCCGCACACGGTGATTCGGGGCTTCAATTCCCTCAGTTCGGGGGCTTTCAGATTAATCGTCATTGCAGGCCTCTCGAAAATTTACACTCGTCGGCGTCGGTTGTTCCAGTCCTTGGACGCGCCGTCGCCGTACGCTTCGTCCTCGGTATTTCTTGCGAGGCCCGGATCAGGCCGGATGGCCTCAGTTCTTCGAATCACTTGCGTGAAACATTAGAAGCTTTCCTTTAACCATCTCCCAACTCGCCTCATGTAGCCGTCCGTTCCCGTCGCCGCCCGTTCGCCGCGGCGGGGCTCGAAATATTCGCGCCCCGCGACCTGCGGATAGACCAGCAATCCCGCCGCCGCCGCGAAGGCCGGCGTGCGCGCGGGATCGGGAAGACCTTCGACGCCCATCGGGCGCCCAACGCGGACCTGGCCGCCCAGAATGCGGCGCGCGGATTCCGCCGCGCCGGTGAGCTGGCTCGCGCCGCCGGTGAGCACGATGCGGCGGTTCAAGCCGGCCGGATAGCCGGCGCGGCCCAGCCGGTCGCGCAGGAACTCGAATGTCTCCTCGATGCGCGGGCGGATGATGCGCACGAGATGCGACTTCGGCGCATGGGCCTTGTGATGGCCATGCTCGCCGACGTGAACGAAGGAAACCGTCTCGCGCTCGTCCGAAGAGGAGGAGATCGCCGAGCCGTGGAAGGTCTTGAGGCGCTCGGCGTCGACGAGGCGCGCGTCGAGACCGCGGGCGATGTCCATCGTCACGTGATGGCCGCCGAGCGTCACCGCATCGAGATGCACCATTTCGCCGCCGGCGAAAACCGACAGCGAGGTCGAGCCCGCGCCCATGTCGACGACGACGACGCCCATTTCGGCCTCGTCCGGTTCGAGCACGGAGAGCGCCGCGACATAGGGCGCCGCCGCCACGCCCTCGACGCGCAGATGCGCGCGCTCCACGGCGAGCATCAGATTGCGCGCGGCCGCCTGATCGCAGGTCGCGACATGGAGATCGACGCCGAGCTCCTCGCCGATCATGTCCTTGGGCTCGCGAATGCCGGCGGTTCCATCGAGCGAGAAGCCCGTGGGCAGCGAATGCATGGCGACGCGGCCACGATGCAGATGATGCGCGGCGGACGCCTCGAGCACGCAGTGAATGTCGGTTTCCGCGACCTCGCGGCCGCCGATGGCGCGCTTGGCGGTAAAATGTTCCGAGGCGAGCCGGCCGCCCGACGCCGTGACGATGACGTGGTCGATCTGGATGCCGGCCATGCGCTCGGCGGCGTCGACCGTCTGGCGGATGGCGCGCTCGGCTTCGTCCATGTCGATGACGAGCCCGTGCTTCACCCCGAGCGACCGCTGATGGCCGATGCCGAGCACGCGAACGCGATGCGAGCGCCAGTCATTGGGCGCGATCTCACGCGCAGGCGTGACGCGCGCGATCAGGCAGGCGATTTTCGACGTGCCGACGTCGAGCGCGGCGAGCGTCGCGGAGCGACGGGGCGCGAGGGGCTTCAAACGCGGCGGAACAAGCTCGGACTTCATGACGCTAACCACCCGTTTTCTTGGTCTTGTGCGGAGCCGCCGCCTCACGCGCGGCGACCGCTTCTTCCGTCAGGCGAACCGCGACACGATCCGTCTCGCGCAGGTCGATCGACATGATGTCCTTGTCGAGGATGCGGGCTTCGTGTTGCAGGCGCAGCAAGGTGAGAATGGCGCGGCCCGGATCGTCCTCGGGCAGTTTGACCTGCACGCCATTGGTCATGTCGAGATCCCAGCGACGCCCGGCCACCAGCACGCCCGCTTTCACGCGGCGCGACAGATCGCCCAGGGTCTTGAGCATCTCCAGAAATTCCGGCAGCCGCTTCTGCGCGCCCTCGCCGACGACGAAGGGCAGGCCGAGGTAGCGCTCGTCGCGCAGTTCGTCGATGGCGACGCCGTCTTCCGCGACGACCGACACGCGGCCGTCCTGCTGCCACAGCGCATGCGGACGGCGCTCCTCCACCGCGATGACGAGACGGTTGGGATAGAGCTTCATCACCCGCGCCGACTTGATGAGCGGGATCGCCATCAGCTTCTCGCGCACGCCGGCGGCGTCGAGGAAGGGCAGCGAGTTGCGGCCGTCGACGCCCGAGGCCGCGAGCAACTCCTTCTCGGTGAGGCGCGCCTGGCCGGAGATCGTCACCGCCGAAATTTCAAAGCCGAGGGTGCGGGCGGCAATGTCCCAGGGCGCGCCCTCGCGCGCCACGAGCGCGTCATAGCCGCCGTTCTGCTTCATGCCGACGAAGGCGACGAGGCCGAACAGCAGGACGAGGCCGAGGAGCCCCATGCCAGGGCGGCCGAGGAAAGCGTAACGTTCCAGCGCCGGGATCGACCCGGCGTGACGGCGCGCATAGGCGGGCGAAACGGAGGGGCCAGCCGGCGCGGCGCCGGAGACCGGGGCGCCCGCCATGGCGGCGCTGGGCTGCGCGGCCGTGAAATGCGCAGCCGCAAGGGGAGCCGATAACGACTCCCTCAAC
The DNA window shown above is from Methylocystis echinoides and carries:
- the ftsA gene encoding cell division protein FtsA, whose product is MKSELVPPRLKPLAPRRSATLAALDVGTSKIACLIARVTPAREIAPNDWRSHRVRVLGIGHQRSLGVKHGLVIDMDEAERAIRQTVDAAERMAGIQIDHVIVTASGGRLASEHFTAKRAIGGREVAETDIHCVLEASAAHHLHRGRVAMHSLPTGFSLDGTAGIREPKDMIGEELGVDLHVATCDQAAARNLMLAVERAHLRVEGVAAAPYVAALSVLEPDEAEMGVVVVDMGAGSTSLSVFAGGEMVHLDAVTLGGHHVTMDIARGLDARLVDAERLKTFHGSAISSSSDERETVSFVHVGEHGHHKAHAPKSHLVRIIRPRIEETFEFLRDRLGRAGYPAGLNRRIVLTGGASQLTGAAESARRILGGQVRVGRPMGVEGLPDPARTPAFAAAAGLLVYPQVAGREYFEPRRGERAATGTDGYMRRVGRWLKESF
- a CDS encoding cell division protein FtsQ/DivIB, coding for MAGAPVSGAAPAGPSVSPAYARRHAGSIPALERYAFLGRPGMGLLGLVLLFGLVAFVGMKQNGGYDALVAREGAPWDIAARTLGFEISAVTISGQARLTEKELLAASGVDGRNSLPFLDAAGVREKLMAIPLIKSARVMKLYPNRLVIAVEERRPHALWQQDGRVSVVAEDGVAIDELRDERYLGLPFVVGEGAQKRLPEFLEMLKTLGDLSRRVKAGVLVAGRRWDLDMTNGVQVKLPEDDPGRAILTLLRLQHEARILDKDIMSIDLRETDRVAVRLTEEAVAAREAAAPHKTKKTGG